One stretch of Paenibacillus sp. FSL R5-0341 DNA includes these proteins:
- a CDS encoding DUF2515 family protein, whose amino-acid sequence MTSTRTDSSSEQHHGSLLQIVRSIPGAAREIWRGKQAAWQASAQLRHPLRDIEWDTDTAIALQSEVERLLPASGKSFARTDQVQSALVCEEDCIILEEIKTLTQEHNRSNITRTAAYLECYEQYPELHWALLAHMVSRNGGYHMTDLQSDLMHNLQNQSDREHMYRLLERCNALIFQDAYPQLLLYMNSRRIGRSCFHLLSHFHVSAFMTPFWERFWLERCSSLLSVALIINEQNYIESRVVQHPYFQKEVLSKPAFHLHNLAGLNHIVFPLGREAGLAGRVIEHFGKLDERILFGKGLYALLFGVEQVHTQVLEFARSVPHRGSRAEYWPGLFTHHEDEAGDHTLYAQELLDEEWLPKGQRLYSPELLAVWGDTPYEPITRQDWLQTRDCLGYLTAPRRPWLFEMSHEHRYGMLKTALAHDAKATIH is encoded by the coding sequence ATCACGGGTCCCTACTGCAGATTGTTCGTTCCATTCCGGGAGCTGCCCGGGAAATCTGGCGTGGCAAACAGGCTGCATGGCAAGCTTCGGCACAGCTTCGGCATCCATTGCGTGACATCGAGTGGGATACTGATACGGCTATCGCTCTGCAATCCGAGGTGGAGCGTTTGTTACCTGCCAGCGGCAAGTCTTTTGCACGCACTGACCAGGTCCAAAGTGCTCTCGTCTGTGAAGAAGATTGCATCATTCTGGAAGAGATCAAGACGCTGACCCAAGAGCATAATCGGAGTAACATCACTCGCACGGCAGCCTATCTGGAATGTTACGAGCAATATCCTGAACTGCATTGGGCGCTACTGGCTCATATGGTCTCTCGCAACGGCGGATATCACATGACAGATCTTCAGAGTGACCTGATGCATAATTTACAGAATCAAAGCGATCGTGAGCATATGTATCGACTGTTAGAACGGTGTAACGCACTCATCTTCCAGGATGCATATCCCCAGCTTCTGCTGTATATGAACAGTCGCCGGATCGGACGAAGCTGTTTTCATCTCTTGTCACACTTTCACGTATCGGCGTTCATGACGCCGTTTTGGGAACGCTTTTGGCTGGAACGGTGCAGTTCACTGCTAAGTGTGGCATTAATTATTAATGAGCAGAACTATATCGAGAGCCGGGTGGTGCAGCATCCTTATTTTCAAAAAGAAGTACTTTCCAAACCCGCGTTCCATCTGCATAATCTGGCCGGTCTGAATCATATCGTCTTTCCTCTAGGAAGAGAAGCCGGGCTTGCAGGACGGGTGATTGAACATTTTGGCAAGCTGGATGAGCGAATTCTGTTTGGCAAAGGCCTGTATGCCCTGTTGTTTGGTGTAGAGCAAGTACACACACAAGTGTTGGAATTCGCACGTTCGGTTCCCCATCGTGGCTCACGTGCCGAATATTGGCCTGGCCTGTTTACCCATCATGAAGACGAGGCGGGTGATCATACACTTTATGCTCAGGAGCTACTGGATGAAGAATGGCTACCCAAAGGGCAACGATTGTATAGTCCTGAACTGCTCGCCGTATGGGGAGACACGCCTTATGAGCCAATCACCAGACAGGACTGGCTTCAGACTCGGGATTGTCTTGGTTATCTGACGGCACCGCGCCGCCCATGGCTGTTTGAGATGAGTCACGAACATCGGTATGGCATGCTGAAAACAGCACTGGCTCATGATGCTAAAGCGACCATTCACTAA